One Pseudomonas brassicacearum genomic region harbors:
- a CDS encoding DUF721 domain-containing protein: MAFRPLPAKAPAVLLREAKPLKAIFGHAKRLGHLQRLLDSQLQPAAREHCHVASWREGSLLLIVTDGHWATRLRYQQKRLLRQLQAFEEFASLTRILFKVQPPTVQVGVKGHTLDLSTDAAATIQATADGISDPNLRAALERLAAHARPKD; encoded by the coding sequence ATGGCCTTTCGCCCCCTTCCAGCCAAGGCTCCCGCCGTTCTGCTGCGCGAAGCCAAGCCGCTCAAAGCCATCTTCGGCCACGCCAAACGACTGGGTCACTTGCAGCGCTTGCTGGACAGCCAGTTGCAGCCTGCTGCCCGCGAGCATTGCCATGTGGCGTCCTGGCGCGAAGGCAGTTTGTTGCTGATCGTCACCGACGGCCACTGGGCCACGCGTTTGCGCTATCAGCAAAAGCGTCTGCTGCGTCAATTGCAGGCCTTTGAAGAGTTCGCCAGCCTGACGCGGATTTTGTTCAAGGTGCAGCCGCCTACGGTGCAGGTTGGCGTCAAGGGGCACACCCTGGACCTTTCCACCGATGCGGCCGCGACCATCCAGGCTACGGCGGATGGCATTAGCGATCCCAATCTGCGGGCGGCGTTGGAGCGGTTGGCGGCGCATGCTCGGCCCAAGGATTGA
- a CDS encoding IS256 family transposase yields MPTKKKPALRELPKIPKELLEQFTDGPMTAEAIEDASAAFKKALIERALSAELGHHLGYPPGAQRPEDETNQRNGKSGKTVLTGDGPLRLDIPRDRDGSFSPILIPKHERRYTGFDDKIIAMYARGMTVREIRAFLSEQYGTDVSPDFISSVTDEVMAEIGAWQQRPLEPMYPVIFFDALRVKIREEGLVRNKAIYLALGVLPDGTRDILGIWIETTEGAKFWMKVFNDLKTRGVEDVLIAVTDGLKGMPEALSAVFPDTTLQTCIVHLIRNSLDYAAWDKRRELAKALKPIYQAVTAEAAEQALDAFESGPWGKQYPTVVAAWRRAWDRVIPFFVFPPAIRKVIYTTNAIESINAQLRKIIKTRGHFPTDDAATKLIWLGLRNITANWGSAAHDWKSAMNQFAILYGDRFIRPTW; encoded by the coding sequence ATGCCAACCAAGAAGAAACCCGCGTTGCGAGAGCTGCCGAAAATCCCGAAAGAGCTGCTTGAGCAATTTACCGATGGACCGATGACCGCTGAAGCCATTGAGGATGCCTCTGCGGCGTTCAAGAAGGCTTTGATCGAGCGAGCCTTGAGTGCTGAGCTTGGCCACCACCTGGGCTATCCGCCGGGCGCGCAGCGCCCAGAGGATGAAACCAACCAGCGCAATGGCAAAAGCGGCAAGACGGTTCTAACCGGTGATGGTCCGCTCCGACTGGATATTCCTCGCGACCGGGACGGCAGTTTTTCTCCCATCCTGATCCCCAAACACGAGCGGCGTTACACTGGGTTCGACGACAAGATCATCGCCATGTATGCCCGCGGAATGACTGTTAGAGAGATCCGTGCGTTTCTTTCCGAGCAGTACGGTACGGACGTTTCTCCCGACTTCATTAGCTCTGTAACCGACGAAGTCATGGCAGAGATCGGTGCCTGGCAACAGCGGCCTTTGGAGCCGATGTATCCGGTTATTTTCTTCGATGCTCTGCGGGTCAAAATCCGCGAAGAGGGGCTGGTTCGCAACAAGGCAATCTACCTGGCCTTGGGTGTTTTGCCTGACGGAACACGCGATATTCTCGGCATTTGGATCGAAACGACCGAGGGCGCCAAATTCTGGATGAAGGTGTTCAACGACCTCAAGACACGCGGCGTCGAAGACGTGTTGATTGCTGTGACCGATGGCCTTAAAGGCATGCCGGAAGCTCTCAGCGCTGTATTTCCGGACACGACACTGCAAACATGCATTGTTCATCTGATCCGCAACAGTCTTGATTACGCGGCTTGGGATAAGCGCCGCGAACTGGCCAAGGCGCTCAAACCGATCTATCAGGCAGTCACCGCCGAAGCGGCCGAGCAAGCGCTGGATGCGTTTGAAAGCGGGCCATGGGGCAAGCAGTATCCGACGGTAGTGGCTGCTTGGCGCCGCGCTTGGGATCGTGTGATTCCTTTTTTCGTTTTCCCGCCGGCGATCCGAAAAGTGATCTACACGACCAACGCCATTGAGAGCATCAACGCTCAACTGCGCAAGATCATCAAGACCCGAGGCCACTTCCCGACCGACGATGCGGCGACCAAGCTGATCTGGCTTGGGCTGCGCAATATCACAGCAAACTGGGGTTCAGCGGCCCATGACTGGAAAAGTGCGATGAATCAATTCGCGATTCTGTACGGAGATCGATTTATCAGACCGACCTGGTAA
- a CDS encoding helicase HerA-like domain-containing protein, which yields MPDSSQLVIGADLAGQPIVQAMRLANRHGLVAGATGTGKTVTLQRLAEMFSDAGVAVFAADIKGDLCGLGAAGNPQGKIAERIAGMPWLGHKPQAYPVTLWDIHGQSGHPLRTTLSEMGPLLIGSLLELTDSQQSALYAAFKVADREGLLLLDLKDLKALLNHLKDNPELLGDDAALMTTGSSQALLRRLSTLEQQGADALFGEPALQLEDILQPASDGRGRIHLLDASRLVHEAPKVYATFLLWLLAELFEQLPERGDADKPLLALFFDEAHLLFAGTPKALQERLEQVVRLIRSKGVGVYFVTQSPGDLPDDVLAQLGLRIQHGLRAFTAKEQKSLRAVADGFRPNPQFDALAVLTELGIGEALVGTLQEKGTPEMVQRVLVAPPQSRIGPLSEAERAGLIATSPLRGRYDKPIDRESAYEVLMGRKGLEPQAEVVPGKPAGEEPSFTEKAGEFLGTAAGQALKSAMRQAANQLGRQLVRGLMGSLLGGASVGRQD from the coding sequence ATGCCTGACTCATCGCAACTCGTTATCGGTGCCGACCTTGCCGGCCAGCCCATCGTCCAGGCCATGCGCCTGGCGAACCGTCATGGTCTGGTGGCGGGTGCCACCGGTACCGGCAAGACCGTCACCTTGCAGCGCCTGGCCGAGATGTTCAGCGATGCCGGCGTGGCGGTGTTCGCCGCGGACATCAAAGGTGACTTGTGCGGCCTCGGCGCCGCCGGCAACCCCCAGGGCAAGATCGCCGAGCGCATCGCCGGGATGCCTTGGCTGGGCCACAAGCCTCAGGCTTATCCCGTGACGTTGTGGGACATCCACGGTCAATCGGGTCATCCGTTGCGCACCACGCTGAGTGAAATGGGCCCCTTGCTGATCGGCAGCCTGCTTGAGCTGACAGACAGCCAGCAATCGGCGTTGTATGCCGCCTTCAAGGTCGCCGACCGCGAAGGCTTGTTGCTGCTGGATCTCAAGGACCTGAAGGCGCTGCTCAATCACCTCAAGGACAATCCCGAGTTGCTGGGGGACGATGCGGCGTTGATGACCACCGGTTCCAGCCAGGCTTTGTTGCGGCGCTTGTCGACCCTGGAGCAGCAGGGCGCGGACGCGTTGTTTGGTGAGCCGGCCTTGCAGCTCGAAGACATCCTGCAACCGGCCAGCGATGGCCGTGGTCGCATCCACTTGCTGGACGCCAGCCGTCTGGTGCATGAAGCACCGAAGGTCTACGCGACGTTCCTGCTGTGGCTACTGGCTGAGCTGTTCGAGCAATTGCCCGAGCGCGGCGATGCGGACAAACCGCTGCTGGCGCTGTTCTTCGATGAGGCGCACCTGCTGTTTGCCGGTACGCCCAAGGCCTTGCAGGAACGTTTGGAACAAGTGGTGCGGCTTATCCGTTCCAAGGGCGTCGGGGTGTATTTCGTGACCCAGTCGCCGGGAGATTTGCCAGACGATGTACTGGCGCAGTTGGGGTTGCGCATCCAGCATGGCCTGCGGGCCTTTACCGCCAAGGAGCAGAAATCGCTGCGGGCGGTGGCGGATGGTTTCCGGCCGAACCCGCAATTCGATGCCCTGGCGGTACTGACCGAACTTGGCATCGGTGAAGCCTTGGTGGGTACCTTGCAGGAAAAAGGCACGCCGGAGATGGTCCAGCGCGTGTTGGTGGCGCCACCGCAGTCGCGCATCGGGCCGCTGAGCGAGGCTGAGCGTGCCGGGCTGATCGCCACTTCACCGTTGCGGGGGCGTTATGACAAGCCGATTGATCGTGAGTCGGCCTATGAAGTGTTGATGGGGCGTAAGGGGTTGGAGCCTCAGGCCGAAGTGGTTCCGGGTAAACCGGCGGGCGAAGAGCCGAGTTTTACTGAAAAGGCTGGGGAGTTCCTCGGTACGGCGGCTGGCCAGGCGTTGAAATCGGCGATGCGCCAGGCGGCCAATCAGTTGGGGCGGCAGTTGGTGCGGGGGTTGATGGGGTCGTTGTTGGGGGGAGCAAGCGTCGGTAGGCAAGACTGA
- a CDS encoding glycosyltransferase family 4 protein produces the protein MFIVHIADITMFYAPASGGVRTYLDAKHRRLGDRPGIRHSLLIPGAHLSEHDGIYKVPAPALPFGKGYRFPLRLAPWRNVLRDLQPDLIEVGDPYLTAWAALDARRQLDVPVIGFYHSDLPLLVSNRMGNWFTPNIEAYVSKLYGNFDRVLAPSQVMADKLAGLGVKNVYVQPLGVDLQTFNPAARDPELRAELGIAEDTRLLIFAGRGSKEKNLPVLLKCMKRLGERYHLLLVGSSMPAVVPDNVTVVDEFCPAPQVARLMASADALLHAGDQETFGLVILEAMASGIPVVAVAAGAFTEIVHEDCGLLCTPDNPQAMANAVRQLFAEGCQRRGALARRHVERHYAWDSVVNSLLGHYYAVLGEQMPLLANG, from the coding sequence ATGTTCATCGTGCATATAGCGGACATAACCATGTTCTACGCCCCCGCCAGCGGAGGCGTGCGCACTTATCTGGATGCCAAGCACCGGCGCCTGGGCGATCGGCCCGGTATTCGCCATAGCCTGTTGATCCCCGGCGCGCATTTGAGCGAGCACGATGGGATCTACAAGGTTCCGGCCCCTGCCCTGCCGTTCGGCAAGGGCTATCGTTTCCCGCTTCGCCTGGCCCCCTGGCGTAATGTCCTGCGCGACCTGCAACCGGACCTGATTGAAGTGGGCGATCCCTACCTCACCGCGTGGGCCGCCCTGGATGCCCGGCGTCAGCTCGATGTGCCCGTGATCGGTTTTTATCATTCCGACCTGCCGCTGCTGGTGAGCAATCGCATGGGCAACTGGTTCACGCCCAATATCGAAGCTTATGTCAGCAAGTTGTATGGCAATTTCGACCGAGTCCTGGCGCCGAGCCAGGTCATGGCCGACAAACTGGCCGGGCTGGGCGTCAAGAACGTCTACGTGCAACCTTTGGGCGTGGACCTTCAAACCTTCAACCCCGCCGCTCGCGATCCGGAGTTGCGTGCCGAACTGGGTATCGCCGAGGACACGCGCCTGCTGATTTTCGCCGGTCGCGGCTCCAAGGAAAAAAACCTGCCGGTGCTGCTCAAGTGCATGAAACGCCTGGGCGAGCGCTACCACCTGCTGCTGGTGGGTTCGTCGATGCCCGCGGTGGTGCCGGACAACGTCACGGTGGTCGATGAGTTCTGCCCGGCGCCGCAAGTCGCCCGGCTCATGGCCAGTGCCGATGCCCTGCTGCACGCCGGTGACCAGGAAACCTTCGGCCTGGTAATCCTCGAAGCCATGGCCAGCGGTATTCCCGTGGTGGCGGTGGCGGCCGGGGCCTTCACTGAGATCGTCCACGAAGATTGCGGCTTGCTGTGCACACCCGATAACCCACAGGCCATGGCCAACGCCGTGCGGCAACTCTTCGCCGAAGGCTGCCAGCGCCGTGGCGCGTTGGCGCGTCGTCATGTGGAGCGCCACTACGCCTGGGATTCAGTGGTCAACAGCTTGCTGGGACATTATTACGCCGTGCTCGGCGAACAGATGCCGCTGCTGGCCAATGGTTGA
- a CDS encoding DUF2334 domain-containing protein, with translation MTHSPSVLLVLHDVAPQTWPDYQPFVEAVDALGQVPMTWLVVPDFHRRNALEAHPGFRRLLDSRVERGDELVLHGYYHCDDGPAARHPKDWFMRRVYTHEGEFYNLSEHAALTRLRAGIETFERYHWPLEGFVAPAWLMSEGTRQALRQLPLSYTSDTQHLYRLPDFTAIDAPGLVWSARSAWRRGLSKVISDQREQRWRQAPVIRLGLHPVDMRHGFSRDYWLRTLERLLHDGRVPMTKVGWLATQGLRVSSAA, from the coding sequence ATGACTCATTCGCCCAGCGTGTTATTGGTGCTGCACGACGTGGCGCCGCAAACCTGGCCCGACTACCAGCCATTTGTCGAAGCCGTCGACGCCCTTGGCCAGGTGCCGATGACCTGGCTGGTGGTGCCTGACTTCCACCGCCGCAACGCCCTGGAGGCTCACCCAGGTTTTCGGCGCTTGCTCGACAGCCGGGTCGAGCGTGGCGACGAGCTGGTGTTGCACGGTTATTACCATTGCGACGACGGTCCTGCGGCCCGGCATCCCAAGGATTGGTTCATGCGCCGGGTCTATACCCATGAAGGCGAGTTCTACAACCTGTCCGAGCACGCCGCCCTCACCCGCTTGCGCGCCGGTATCGAAACCTTTGAGCGTTACCACTGGCCGCTGGAAGGTTTTGTCGCCCCGGCCTGGCTGATGAGCGAAGGCACACGCCAGGCCTTGCGCCAATTACCGCTGAGCTACACCAGCGACACCCAACACCTTTATCGCCTGCCCGACTTCACTGCCATCGACGCCCCGGGGCTGGTCTGGAGCGCCCGCAGTGCCTGGCGCCGTGGCCTGTCGAAAGTCATCAGCGACCAGCGTGAACAGCGCTGGCGCCAGGCCCCGGTGATTCGCCTGGGCCTGCACCCGGTGGACATGCGCCACGGGTTCTCCCGGGATTACTGGCTGCGCACCCTCGAACGCCTGCTCCATGACGGTCGCGTGCCGATGACCAAGGTCGGCTGGCTGGCCACCCAGGGCCTGCGGGTCAGCAGCGCCGCATGA
- a CDS encoding lysylphosphatidylglycerol synthase transmembrane domain-containing protein — protein sequence MKRLIWLGVALLTALLVPLLVGGGEMWSRVQRFPLSLLLTMLGMIVLCWGLNSVRLRLLLGEHRGRIGGLKSMAVVMSTEFAMCATPGGSGGPLTLMALLARNGVRPAHGSAVFAMDQLSDLLFFLCALVGILFYALFQNLSQRMEWMLGLTAVSMFGGLFACALVARFHRRLILLGARLLCHLRVKSSTRRRWARKILHFLAAFTDTLKLPRQTLFQVFGLTCLHWVLRYSVLYLALKGLGADLQWAWSFLIQMLSLSAGQFSLLPGGAGAAEVTSAALLAPMVGKSTAAAAILIWRAVTYYFYLVAGGPVFFLMVGRPLIKKLIKLRQA from the coding sequence ATGAAACGGCTGATCTGGCTGGGCGTTGCGCTGCTCACGGCGTTGCTGGTGCCGTTGTTGGTGGGCGGCGGGGAAATGTGGTCGCGGGTGCAGCGCTTTCCCTTGTCGTTGCTGCTGACCATGCTCGGCATGATTGTGCTGTGCTGGGGTTTGAACTCTGTGCGCCTGCGGTTGCTGCTGGGTGAACACCGTGGGCGCATCGGCGGGCTGAAAAGCATGGCCGTGGTGATGTCCACCGAGTTCGCCATGTGCGCCACGCCCGGCGGCAGTGGCGGGCCGCTGACGCTGATGGCCCTGCTGGCGCGCAACGGCGTGCGGCCGGCCCATGGTAGCGCCGTGTTTGCCATGGATCAGCTGAGCGACCTGCTGTTCTTCCTCTGCGCCTTGGTGGGCATTTTGTTTTACGCGCTGTTCCAGAACCTCAGCCAGCGCATGGAATGGATGTTGGGATTGACTGCGGTTTCAATGTTTGGCGGACTGTTCGCCTGCGCACTGGTGGCCCGCTTCCATCGCCGACTGATCCTGCTGGGCGCTCGGCTACTGTGCCATTTGCGGGTCAAGAGCAGCACCCGCCGACGCTGGGCGCGCAAGATCCTGCACTTTCTCGCGGCCTTTACCGACACCTTGAAATTGCCACGGCAGACCTTGTTCCAAGTCTTCGGCCTGACGTGCCTCCACTGGGTGCTGCGCTACAGCGTGTTGTACCTGGCGTTGAAAGGGCTCGGCGCGGATTTGCAGTGGGCCTGGAGTTTCCTGATCCAGATGCTGTCACTGAGCGCGGGGCAATTCAGCCTATTGCCGGGCGGTGCCGGGGCGGCAGAGGTGACCTCGGCGGCGCTGTTGGCGCCCATGGTGGGCAAATCCACGGCGGCAGCGGCGATCCTGATCTGGCGAGCGGTGACCTATTACTTTTATTTGGTGGCGGGCGGGCCGGTGTTCTTTTTGATGGTCGGGCGACCATTGATCAAGAAGCTGATAAAGCTCAGGCAGGCCTGA